The Corylus avellana chromosome ca8, CavTom2PMs-1.0 genome has a segment encoding these proteins:
- the LOC132189211 gene encoding disease resistance protein RPP13-like: protein MEATGLFTPVVQYLVRLLGEEIKLLCEVKHEVESLQGELSFISAHLDSSEGKRKKDAISEEEIEQIRKKAYEAEDVIDKYILIKTSKHSRRNLVVNIIQGCGRPKELVDLAKTIVNLKNEINNIFNNAKKYAIERPETSVDAEPDRKQELHKHWSEVREDDVVGFNNNSVELEKLFRKEGTKLDVISIIGMGGLGKTTLGRKIYNSNRVRSFFARRVWVYVSQHAKTRDLLLKILKEMPISKELRRNLEGMGEDELKETLSKYLKRERYLVVMDDIWKTDFWDVVKSAFPDNSNGSRILITSRNKAVALKASTSTPPYILPFLNKDESWELFHKKVFQGGECRPEIEPLARQLAEGCQGLPLSIVVLAGILKHEQQELLTWSRFIQVNCHLTECRDILALSYTYLPQPLKPCFLYLSAYPEDYEVPVRQLINLWIAESLIEHIPNEGCPEKVAEDYLEELIDRSLIQVASRRADRRSVKTCRIHDLLRDLCISQSAKEKFLEVRTDVNHLLVNKSRRLSIQGSIDPYISSNPSHSTNPRSLLLLGQDTNEFDQKHWTWVQENFLLVRVFNFGHVNLSDHTSIGRFIHLRYLGIKPDAMGDIPASICNLTNLETLDMRGSTFLNHLPKGICKLRRLRNLHMSGPVILPDYLDPAVRVLWSLQVLSTVSLTPQNVGLIVKANPPNIRKLGIWFEDESKSKVAADVLRSLMDLPHLQTLKIINCSERPGLPIQFPSNITKITLSRVSIEVDGSMKVLGALTGLMILKLKSCLLSRNFEFIAGSFPSLEVLKLEKLRIEEWKQEKNTMPSLKHLVIKECTGLTVLPSEPWHSLRDGEVLWSSRESVLTLQNLQNDHEFNLVIEPPLADSFYDRIAMI from the coding sequence ATGGAGGCCACCGGTCTCTTCACTCCCGTCGTACAGTACTTGGTCCGGCTACTCGGAGAAGAAATAAAACTCCTTTGTGAAGTGAAGCATGAAGTCGAGTCACTTCAGGGGGAGCTCAGTTTCATATCTGCCCACCTGGATTCATCCGAGGGCAAGCGGAAGAAGGATGCCATATCGGAGGAGGAAATCGAGCAAATTAGAAAGAAGGCTTACGAGGCTGAGGATGTAATCGACAAATACATCCTCATCAAAACCTCAAAACACAGCAGGAGGAACCTGGTGGTGAATATAATCCAGGGGTGTGGCCGCCCAAAAGAGCTTGTCGATTTAGCAAAGACGATAGTAAACCTCAAGAATGAAATCAATAATATCTTCAACAATGCCAAAAAGTACGCCATTGAAAGACCTGAAACTAGTGTAGATGCAGAGCCCGATCGAAAGCAGGAACTGCACAAACATTGGTCAGAAGTCAGGGAAGATGACGTGGTGGGCTTCAACAATAACTCAGTGGAATTGGAGAAGCTTTTTAGGAAAGAAGGCACTAAGCTTGATGTGATTTCAATAATCGGCATGGGTGGGTTGGGCAAAACAACTCTTGGCAGGAAAATCTACAACAGTAATCGGGTCAGGAGCTTCTTTGCACGCCGTGTATGGGTGTATGTATCTCAACATGCCAAAACTAGAGACCTGttgcttaaaattttaaaggagATGCCAATTTCAAAGGAGCTGAGAAGGAATCTCGAAGGCATGGGGGAGGATGAATTGAAAGAGACATTGTCCAAATACTTGAAACGGGAGAGGTATTTAGTAGTCATGGACGACATCTGGAAAACTGATTTCTGGGATGTGGTAAAATCTGCATTTCCTGATAACTCTAATGGAAGCAGAATCTTGATCACCAGTCGTAATAAAGCTGTGGCTTTAAAGGCAAGTACTAGTACTCCTCCCTACATTCTCCCATTTCTTAATAAAGATGAAAGCTGGGAACTCTTTCATAAGAAAGTGTTTCAAGGAGGAGAATGTCGCCCCGAGATAGAGCCTCTGGCCAGACAACTAGCAGAAGGCTGTCAAGGCTTACCACTTTCAATAGTGGTATTAGCGGGCATTTTAAAACACGAACAACAGGAATTGCTAACGTGGTCGAGATTTATTCAGGTAAATTGCCACCTTACTGAATGCAGAGACATACTGGCCTTAAGCTACACCTACCTACCCCAGCCCTTAAAACCATGTTTTTTGTATCTTAGTGCATACCCAGAAGACTATGAGGTTCCTGTAAGGCAACTGATCAACCTTTGGATAGCCGAGAGTTTAATAGAGCACATTCCCAATGAAGGGTGCCCTGAGAAAGTTGCTGAAGACTACTTGGAGGAGCTCATTGATCGAAGCTTAATCCAAGTAGCTAGCAGGAGGGCAGATAGAAGATCAGTAAAGACATGTCGTATTCATGATCTTTTGCGAGATCTCTGCATATCACAGAGCGCAAAAGAGAAGTTTCTCGAGGTACGTACAGATGTTAACCATTTATTGGTGAACAAATCTCGCAGACTTTCCATTCAAGGTAGCATTGATCCATATATTTCTTCAAACCCCTCTCACTCTACAAATCCTCGTTCTTTGTTGTTACTTGGCCAAGATACAAATGAATTTGATCAAAAGCACTGGACATGGGTCCAGGAAAACTTCTTGTTGGTTCGGGTGTTTAATTTTGGGCATGTAAATCTCTCCGATCATACAAGCATTGGAAGATTCATCCATTTGAGGTACTTGGGTATAAAACCTGATGCAATGGGAGATATTCCCGCTTCCATTTGCAACCTTACGAATCTAGAAACACTTGACATGAGAGGTAGTACCTTTCTGAATCACTTGCCTAAAGGGATATGTAAGCTAAGACGCTTAAGGAATTTGCATATGTCTGGGCCAGTGATTCTTCCTGACTATTTGGATCCTGCCGTAAGAGTTCTATGGAGCCTTCAAGTCCTTTCTACCGTATCTCTTACCCCACAAAATGTGGGCCTAATTGTCAAGGCCAACCCTCCTAATATAAGGAAATTAGGAATATGGTTTGAGGACGAGAGCAAGAGCAAAGTAGCAGCAGATGTTTTGAGAAGCCTCATGGACTTACCTCATCTTCAAACactgaaaattataaattgttcaGAGCGTCCTGGTTTGCCGATTCAATTTCCATCCAACATCACCAAGATAACCTTAAGCCGAGTGAGCATAGAAGTCGATGGCAGCATGAAAGTGCTGGGGGCCCTTACCGGTCTTATGATACTGAAACTAAAAAGTTGCTTGCTTTCTAGAAACTTCGAATTCATTGCAGGTTCATTCCCTAGCCTCGAAGTTTTGAAATTGGAAAAATTGAGAATTGAAGAATggaaacaagagaaaaacaCAATGCCATCCCTCAAGCATTTGGTTATCAAAGAATGCACTGGGTTGACCGTACTCCCTTCGGAACCATGGCACTCTTTGCGTGATGGGGAGGTATTATGGAGCAGCAGAGAATCGGTACTGACGCTTCAAAATTTGCAGAACGATCATGAGTTCAATCTAGTGATTGAGCCTCCTCTGGCTGACTCCTTTTATGACAGAATTGCGATGATCTAG
- the LOC132191094 gene encoding putative disease resistance RPP13-like protein 3, producing MADFVVNFLLEHLSQLLVKEANSFGGVEDQVKSLHRELTLINIFLETPEGKRSCTREMVEYNSKGKQVIMKKLSRSEMLRKIVDVAYEAEDVIDTIILNVATQTDKPDNINHATHVGLLHDVAKRIEKLKKEINKIYNNIMEKDSFESDEASIDAATNALLNKRWREDEEDGVVGFNFLLPNLVKLLTEGNPQLDVVSIFGEGGSGKTTLARKIYNNVDIKSHFNFRAFVCISKNFRTREVLVEILKSEMPKSDELTRKKLFKYLSVDELKNKLFKCLQGKRYLVVLDGIWRTQFWYEVRSAFPDNSNGSRILITSHIEKMASHAGLTPPYHLPALNKDESWELFNKRVFPGGSCPTNLETLGRQILESCKGLPLSIVVLAGILAYKENKYETWANFNGHVYGNPNKQIRELCYFQLPRNLKPCLLYLCVFPKGFEIPVRLLIKLWVAEGFIQHPRNPEDVAEDYLEKLIDRGWVQVASKRTDGGAKTCRIHDLVQELCIRWSAVDTFLQVLFDSASTVMTPFTSRRVSLQVPIEPYVMHQYTPVTTRVRSLFFFNQDTYGLGPKQWKWVHENFKLGRVLNLGQEHLYSIPTVITKLIHLRYLGIESDALKAIPSSIGKLINLETLNMKGTFLNCLPAEIWKLRCLRNLYVSGPVSLPNDLDPDAEALCTFPQLRVLKLENLKMKKWKQRRGAMPWLKHLVIKQCSELTMLPFNRLSLTALRDVEVLWSNSVSAKMLQELQVKFGFKLLIYPPMINDLHGKTAS from the exons ATGGCCGACTTTGTTGTTAACTTCCTCCTAGAGCACTTGTCCCAGCTACTGGTAAAAGAAGCAAATTCCTTTGGTGGAGTGGAGGATCAAGTCAAGTCACTTCATCGGGAGCTCACTCTGATAAATATATTCCTCGAGACACCCGAGGGGAAACGAAGCTGTACTCGTGAAATGGTGGAGTATAACTCCAAGGGGAAACAGGTGATCATGAAGAAACTGAGCCGCAGTGAAATGTTGAGGAAAATCGTGGACGTTGCTTACGAGGCTGAGGATGTTATCGACACAATCATCTTAAACGTCGCAACACAGACGGACAAGCCGGACAATATTAATCATGCTACCCACGTAGGACTGCTTCATGATGTTGCAAAGAGGATCGaaaaactaaagaaagaaatcaacaaAATCTACAACAATATTATGGAAAAGGACAGCTTTGAAAGTGATGAAGCTAGCATAGATGCAGCGACAAATGCACTACTGAACAAACGTTGGAGAGAAGACGAGGAAGATGGCGTGGTGGGCTTCAATTTTCTCTTGCCGAATTTGGTGAAACTGCTTACGGAAGGGAATCCACAGCTTGATGTCGTTTCAATCTTCGGTGAAGGTGGGTCGGGCAAGACCACCCTTGCCCGAAAAATCTACAATAATGTTGACATCAAGAGTCACTTTAATTTCCGTGCGTTTGTGTGTATTTCTAAAAATTTCAGAACCAGAGAGGTGTTggttgaaattttaaagtcaGAGATGCCAAAATCAGATGAGTTGACAAGGAAGAAGCTGTTCAAATACTTGAGTGTGGATGAACTAAAAAACAAGCTCTTCAAATGCTTGCAAGGGAAGAGGTATCTTGTAGTTTTGGACGGTATTTGGAGAACTCAATTTTGGTATGAGGTAAGATCTGCTTTTCCAGATAACTCGAATGGGAGCAGAATATTGATCACCAGTCACATAGAAAAAATGGCTTCACATGCAGGTCTTACACCTCCTTACCATCTCCCAGCACTTAACAAAGATGAAAGCTGGGAGCTCTTTAATAAGAGGGTGTTCCCAGGAGGAAGTTGTCCTACCAATTTAGAAACTCTTGGGAGACAAATCTTGGAAAGTTGTAAAGGTTTACCTCTTTCAATTGTGGTATTAGCGGGCATTTTAGCATACAAAGAGAATAAATACGAAACATGGGCGAATTTTAATGGTCATGTATATGGGAACCCCAATAAACAAATACGGGAATTATGCTACTTCCAACTGCCCCGAAACCTGAAACCATGCCTTTTGTATCTTTGTGTATTCCCAAAAGGCTTTGAGATCCCTGTAAGGCTATTGATCAAGCTGTGGGTAGCGGAGGGTTTCATACAGCACCCTCGCAACCCAGAGGATGTTGCTGAAGACTACTTGGAGAAGCTCATTGATCGAGGCTGGGTCCAAGTGGCTAGCAAAAGGACTGATGGAGGAGCAAAGACATGCCGCATCCATGATCTCGTCCAAGAGCTCTGCATACGATGGAGCGCAGTAGACACATTTCTTCAGGTACTTTTCGATTCCGCTTCGACCGTTATGACACCGTTCACATCCCGCAGAGTTTCCCTCCAGGTTCCCATTGAACCATATGTTATGCATCAATATACCCCTGTCACCACACGTGTTCgttcattgttttttttcaaccaaGATACATATGGCTTGGGTCCGAAGCAATGGAAATGGGTTCACGAAAACTTTAAGTTGGGTCGGGTGCTTAATTTAGGGCAAGAACATCTCTACTCCATTCCCACAGTGATAACAAAATTGATCCATTTGAGGTACCTGGGTATAGAATCTGATGCACTGAAAGCTATTCCTTCTTCCATTGGCAAACTTATAAATCTAGAAACACTAAACATGAAAGGTACTTTTCTGAATTGTTTGCCAGCAGAGATATGGAAGTTGCGATGTTTAAGGAATCTGTATGTGTCTGGGCCAGTGAGTTTACCTAACGATTTGGACCCAGACGCTGAAGCTCTAT GTACGTTTCCTCAACTTCGGGTCCTTAAATTGGAAAatctgaaaatgaaaaaatggaAACAGAGGAGAGGCGCAATGCCATGGCTCAAGCATTTGGTTATCAAACAATGCAGTGAGTTGACCATGCTCCCTTTTAATCGATTGAGTTTGACCGCATTACGAGATGTAGAAGTATTATGGAGCAACTCAGTATCAGCAAAGATGCTTCAGGAATTGCAGGTGAAGTTTGGGTTCAAGCTATTGATCTATCCTCCTATGATTAACGACCTTCATGGAAAAACTGCCTCTTGA
- the LOC132191095 gene encoding putative disease resistance RPP13-like protein 3: protein MGDNPVTFLLQYLPEVLAQEANYLRGVEEQVNSLQRELSLINIFLENSEGKRNEHAIVKEVVRQIRDVAHEAHDVIDTFILSVAKHKRRSTVGKIFYSVTHANMLRNVAMKIEAINREINQIFNNRERYNIERAEGREHEAAEALHRRRREVEEDYVVGLTDNWMKLEEKLIGGDPKLDVISIIGMGGLGKTTLSRKIYNSSPVRKVFDCHVWVYVSQDFQTRELLVKILKEMQIPEELRRRLKYLREDKLKKNLFEYLQGKKYFVVMDDIWSAEVLNEVRSVFPDNCNGSRILITSRNKKVTLDIHGSSDPYLLPFLKEDESWKLFLNKVFHGGHCPPELEALGRQMVKSCGGLPLSIVVLGGLLANKEKTHRIWFKLFGNVKWHLKECKDILALSYTHLPRHLKPCFLYLGVDSKDFEIPVKQLTNLWIAEGFIPHTHSMDPKDVAEDYFEQLIDRSLVQVASLKTDGGVKTCRIHDLLRDFCMTESLEEKFLEVLDVKHLSANKSRRLSIQGSIDPYISSNPSHPTFVRSLLFHGDDTYGGFDPNHWEWVHENFKLVRVLSFKHVNLYSIPTMIAKLIHLRYLGIESDALKVIPASICNLVNLETLDMRGTSLNHLPKGIWKLRHLRNLYMSGPVSLPDNLNPDVKAMWNLQVLSTISLDLQNMPLIAPTIRKLGIWFASNESNCGAIDVLASLSGLASLQTLKIINCSEGHRFPSSFPSTITKITLREVYLGMGGGMTVLGQLPSLHVLKLRSCFLSDPEVNTGCPPGLEVVPNSFPVLEVLNLEELEIEKWEQGIGAMPRLMCLVIKECNELKMLPPELSSLNALREVEVSRSNPDLIMLLHPLQRNLGFNLLIK from the coding sequence ATGGGAGACAATCCTGTTACTTTCCTCCTACAGTACTTGCCCGAGGTACTGGCGCAAGAAGCAAATTACCTTCGTGGAGTGGAGGAACAAGTCAATTCACTTCAAAGGGAGCTCAGTCTCATAAATATTTTCCTTGAGAACTCCGAAGGGAAACGGAACGAGCATGCAATAGTGAAGGAGGTAGTCAGGCAAATCAGAGACGTTGCTCACGAGGCTCACGATGTTATTGACACATTCATCCTCAGCGTTGCAAAGCACAAGAGGAGGAGCACGGTGGGGAAGATATTCTATAGCGTTACCCACGCAAATATGCTTCGTAATGTTGCAATGAAGATAGAAGCCATCAACAGGGAAATCAATCAAATCTTCAACAATAGAGAAAGGTACAACATTGAAAGAGCTGAAGGTAGAGAGCATGAAGCGGCGGAGGCACTGCACAGACGAAGGAGAGAAGTCGAGGAAGACTACGTGGTTGGCCTCACTGATAACTGGATGAAATTGGAGGAGAAACTTATTGGAGGGGATCCTAAGCTTGATGTGATTTCAATTATCGGCATGGGTGGGTTGGGGAAGACAACTCTTTCTAGGAAAATCTACAATTCTTCTCCGGTCAGGAAGGTCTTTGATTGCCATGTATGGGTGTATGTATCTCAAGATTTCCAAACGAGGGAATTGttggttaaaattttgaaggagATGCAAATACCAGAGGAGTTGAGAAGGAGGCTCAAATACTTGAGAGaggataaattaaaaaagaacttGTTCGAATACTTGCAAGGAAAGAAGTACTTTGTAGTCATGGATGACATCTGGAGTGCTGAAGTTTTGAATGAGGTAAGATCTGTTTTTCCCGATAACTGTAATGGAAGTAGAATATTGATCACCAGCCGCAATAAAAAAGTGACTCTAGATATACACGGTTCTTCTGACCCCTACCTTCTCCCATTTCTTAAAGAAGATGAAAGCTGGAAACTTTTTCTTAACAAAGTGTTCCATGGAGGACATTGTCCTCCAGAGTTAGAAGCTTTGGGAAGACAAATGGTAAAAAGTTGTGGTGGCTTACCACTTTCCATTGTAGTATTAGGAGGGCTTTTAGCAAATAAAGAGAAGACACACCGAATATGGTTCAAATTATTTGGCAATGTAAAATGGCATCTTAAAGAATGCAAAGACATCCTGGCCTTAAGCTACACCCACCTGCCTCGACACTTAAAACCATGCTTTTTGTATCTTGGTGTAGATTCAAAAGACTTTGAGATTCCTGTAAAACAACTGACCAACCTGTGGATAGCTGAGGGTTTCATACCACACACTCACAGTATGGACCCAAAGGATGTTGCCGAAGACTACTTTGAGCAGCTCATCGATCGAAGTTTGGTCCAAGTGGCTAGCTTAAAGACTGATGGTGGAGTAAAGACATGTCGTATCCATGATCTTCTGCGAGACTTCTGCATGACTGAGAGTTTAGAAGAGAAGTTTCTTGAGGTTCTTGATGTTAAGCATTTATCGGCAAACAAATCCCGCAGACTTTCCATCCAAGGTAGCATTGATCCATATATTTCTTCAAACCCCTCTCACCCTACATTTGTCCGTTCTTTGTTGTTTCATGGCGATGATACATATGGTGGCTTTGATCCAAACCACTGGGAATGGGTCCACGAAAACTTCAAGTTAGTTCGGGTGCTTAGTTTCAAGCATGTAAATCTCTATTCCATTCCCACAATGATAGCAAAATTGATCCATTTAAGGTACTTGGGTATAGAATCTGATGCACTGAAAGTTATTCCAGCTTCCATTTGTAACCTTGTGAATTTAGAAACACTTGACATGAGAGGTACTTCTCTCAATCATCTACCAAAAGGGATATGGAAGTTGCGACATCTAAGAAATCTGTATATGTCTGGGCCAGTGAGTTTACCCGACAATTTGAACCCAGACGTTAAAGCTATGTGGAACCTCCAAGTTCTTTCCACTATATCGCTTGACCTGCAAAATATGCCTCTCATTGCCCCTACTATAAGGAAATTAGGAATATGGTTTGCATCCAACGAGAGCAACTGTGGGGCAATAGATGTTTTGGCAAGCCTTTCCGGGTTAGCTTCTCTTCAAAcattgaaaattataaattgttcaGAAGGTCATAGATTTCCGAGTTCATTTCCATCGACAATTACCAAGATTACATTACGAGAAGTATATTTAGGAATGGGTGGCGGCATGACAGTGCTCGGGCAACTTCCTAGTCTTCACGTTCTGAAACTACGAAGTTGCTTCCTCTCTGACCCTGAAGTCAATACAGGATGCCCTCCCGGACTCGAAGTTGTCCCAAATTCGTTTCCAGTACTCGAAGTTCTGAATTTGGAAGAATTGGAAATTGAAAAATGGGAGCAGGGGATAGGCGCAATGCCACGCCTCATGTGTTTGGTTATCAAAGAATGCAATGAGTTGAAAATGCTCCCTCCGGAACTATCAAGTTTGAATGCCTTGCGAGAAGTGGAGGTGTCCCGGAGCAATCCAGATTTGATAATGTTGCTTCATCCGTTGCAAAGGAATCTTGGGTTTAATCTACTCATCAAATAA
- the LOC132189216 gene encoding uncharacterized protein LOC132189216 has translation MIDSNLESNGLGNSGTGLPVCHKQSPIPTTKVALIDVQNDSRSLIHNEPESWVLGLSADAVKVSGAEGLTPECPINPCYHKSWRSNGANEHLTHSCRNSDSELGKRKVQETSNKKSDFLKLRKYFHNRPELPQLHPEEEERTTSVVPASAPTPPASTLTFSTNRPSVPISLEKPGSGLPAAESNHLQLTYESEVPHSADSKGSTDQERKERFPQKPQKHCYEYDQRDYIHMLRRLSSVELSRCAVKLEKRSIQLSVEEAAKKALAPNQTKKTKIGKAIRTRASGRLREYIPVKKDPNKGKVVFDLTGDPAGPKIPGAGALCSWGPPSRGVKFRIAPPDYDPTTKKDDGKGKILAISEGILPDFRNAAENDGGKGKAPATIEGIPPDFELIAKKDAAKSKQVVSIVSRAKRIRKKPKWQLSWSDDIG, from the exons ATGATAGACTCTAATCTTGAAAGCAATGGGCTAGGAAACTCTGGGACTGGTTTGCCTGTGTGCCATAAACAATCACCAATTCCCACGACGAAGGTAGCTTTGATAGATGTGCAGAACGATAGCAGGAGCTTAATCCATAATGAACCAGAGAGTTGGGTTCTAGGACTTAGTGCTGATGCTGTTAAGGTTTCTGGGGCTGAGGGACTTACCCCTGAGTGCCCAATAAACCCCTGTTACCACAAGTCCTGGAGAAGTAATGGTGCAAATGAACATCTCACACATTCTTGTAGGAATTCTGATTCAGAACTAGGCAAGAGAAAAGTTCAAGAGACGTCTAACAAAAAATCTGATTTTCTAAAGTTGAGAAAATATTTCCACAATCGGCCAGAACTACCCCAACTACATCCGGAAGAGGAGGAAAGAACTACATCTGTTGTACCTGCATCTGCACCAACTCCTCCAGCTTCTACGTTAACGTTTTCCACAAATAGACCATCAGTTCCTATTTCTCTCGAAAAGCCTGGTAGTGGTTTGCCAGCTGCTGAATCCAATCACCTTCAGCTTACTTATGAGTCTGAGGTTCCTCATTCAGCTGACTCTAAAGGAAGCACTGATCAGGAAAGAAAAGAACGGTTCCCTCAGAAGCCTCAGAAGCATTGTTATGAGTATGATCAGAGGGATTACATCCACA TGTTGCGTCGTTTATCTAGTGTTGAGCTTAGCAGATGTGCCGTCAAGTTAGAGAAAAGATCAATCCAGCTATCAGTTGAGGAAG CTGCAAAGAAGGCTCTAGCACCAAATCAGACCAAAAAGACCAAGATTGGGAAAGCAATTAGAACTAGAGCATCTGGTCGTCTGAGGGAGTATATTCCTGTTAAGAAAGATCCTAACAAAGGGAAGGTGGTTTTTGATCTTACTGGTGACCCAGCTGGTCCAAAAATACCTGGAGCTGGAGCACTTTGTTCATGGGGTCCTCCTAGCAGGGGAGTTAAGTTTAGGATTGCACCACCTGATTATGACCCAACTACCAAGAAGGATGATGGAAAGGGTAAAATCCTTGCAATCAGTGAAGGCATTCTGCCTGATTTTCGCAATGCTGCCGAAAATGATGGTGGAAAGGGCAAAGCCCCTGCGACTATTGAGGGCATACCACCTGATTTCGAACTAATTGCTAAGAAGGATGCCGCAAAGAGCAAACAGGTGGTCTCAATTGTTTCCAGAGCAAAGAGGATCAGAAAGAAGCCCAAGTGGCAGTTGTCATGGTCTGATGATATTGGGTAA
- the LOC132189217 gene encoding uncharacterized protein LOC132189217: MINTNLKNNALGNVGLPVCHKQSPIGRKKVALRDVQNDSRSLIHNDPESCVLGLSTDAVKVSGTERLTPECPSNPCYHQSWRSNDADEHVTHAGRNFGSELGKRRVQEASNKKSDFLKLRKYFHNKPELPQQHPEEKERNTSGVPASAPAPSASVITFSPDRPSVPISLANPCSGLPAAEFNCLQLTSESDIPQFTDSKGNTDQERKEQFLHLQKPQKHCYEYDQRDYIHLFRHLSPVELNRCAVELEKRSIQLSVEEAKEIKRMTALNIFVKSSLTNNPLQSFPQVQTKE, from the exons ATGATAAACACTAATCTCAAAAACAATGCGCTAGGAAATGTTGGGTTACCTGTGTGTCATAAACAATCACCAATTGGCAGGAAGAAGGTAGCTTTGAGAGATGTGCAGAATGATAGCAGGAGCTTAATCCATAATGATCCAGAGAGTTGCGTTCTAGGACTTAGTACCGATGCTGTTAAGGTTTCTGGGACTGAGAGACTTACCCCTGAGTGCCCTTCAAACCCCTGTTACCACCAGTCCTGGAGAAGTAATGATGCAGATGAACATGTCACACATGCTGGTAGGAATTTTGGTTCAGAGCTAGGCAAGAGAAGAGTTCAAGAGGCATCTAACAAAAAATCTGATTTTCTAAAGTTGAGAAAATATTTCCACAATAAGCCAGAACTACCGCAACAACATCCtgaagagaaggaaagaaataCATCTGGTGTACCTGCATCTGCACCAGCTCCTTCAGCTTCTGTGATAACGTTTTCCCCAGATAGACCATCAGTTCCTATTTCTCTCGCAAACCCTTGTAGTGGTTTGCCAGCTGCTGAGTTCAATTGCCTTCAGCTTACTTCTGAGTCTGACATTCCGCAATTCACTGATTCTAAGGGGAACACTGATCAAGAAAGGAAAGAACAATTCCTTCATCTGCAGAAGCCTCAGAAGCACTGTTATGAGTATGATCAGAGGGACTACATTCATT TGTTTCGTCATTTATCTCCTGTTGAGCTTAACAGATGTGCCGTCGAGTTGGAGAAAAGATCAATCCAGCTATCAGTTGAGGAAG CAAAAGAGATTAAAAGGATGACGGCTCTAAATATATTTGTGAAGTCTTCCCTTACAAACAATCCCTTGCAATCATTTCCACAAGTTCAGACCAAAGAGTGA